The Algoriphagus halophilus sequence AATCAGTTTCATAAAAGAACAGGCTAATGTCTGCTCTATTCGCTGTAGGAGTAGGTTGTCTCAACCAAACGAAACCAGGTTTACTTTTTGCAATTTGATAGGAGGCTGGAACATTTACCTGAATTCCTAAATTCTTTTCCGTTTCTGCGGAAGCAGCTGTATTCTTTCTAGCAAGAATAATTTTCTCTAACCTTCCTCTTTCCCTTACTTCAAACAAGTTGATCAATCTGGCTTTGTTTTTCTTGAGGTTGGCTACCAATTCCTCTTCCGTATTTCCAAAAAGATAAAGTACTTCTTGGCCAATGGCATATTCATCTTCCATTCTCAATGTATAGAGACTTGGGTCTGCTTCCGCTCTTTCTTTAGACTCTTTCGAGAATTGGGAATTGATCACTTGACTAGCGGCCCCTTTATCATCAAATGTGGTAACATAGATTAGATTGGTAGACATTTTAAGGATTCGGGTCATCGCTCTTGGGTCCACCCGATTTACTTTAAACCTTGATTCAGATCTGATCATTCCTGGAAGATCTGCCTCAAAAATATCTCGTAATTCATCTCCAACAGGGCCAGCCCATTTGGCAGAATCGATGACCAAAATTATTTCCCCTATAGTTCCTCTAGCTTTGGGTTTGGTACTGTCAGCACGGTTGGGGTCTCCTTCACAGGCAATAAGCAAAAAGCCTATGCAAAGGATTCCGAATATATATTTTAGAGCGCTCATATTCTGATGAATTTGTGTTAATAAGATACTTGTCAAACCTAAATGTAAGGATTCTGGTTTACTTAAAAATTTAAAAGGAGTTAAAAAAAAGCTTGGCTAAGTAGTTGAACTATTGCTTTTTCAACCAATAATCAGCTTTTGACCAGGTTTGATATTATTACTGTTAAGGTTGTTCAACCTTTTTATTTGGTCTACGGTAAGGCCTGCATGTTTTCTTGAAATGATCCATAGAGAATCACCTGGTTGAACCGTGTAAAGCAACTGACCAGAAGAATTGGTTCTTACTTCAGCCACTGCTGGTGTGCTACTGGAATAAATTGTTAAGTTCTGGCCAACTCTAATTAGGTTTGAATAGAGGCCATTCCATGATTTAATTTGGGTGACGGTAACCCCATGTCTCGAAGCGATTTTACCCAAGACATCACCGGATCTCACTTTGTAAGTGATGGCATTCAACTCTGGTTCTTCTACCAAATCCTCTATTGGTTTTAACATGAACTTACCATTATCTGTCAGATAGGTGGTAGGTGTGTTGTTGAGAGAATCACTCAACCAAGCTAAGTTTTGTTTGACAAAAGAAGCTTTGGCTTTAGGTAGATTGAGGGCAATGCTTTTGTTGACATCAGACACCTTTCCTCTTTTTAGAGATGGGTTTAGAGATTCTAAATCTTTGGTGCAGAGGTCCGTTAATTCAGCCAGTTTTGTTAAGTTAAGAGCTCTGTCAAAACGTATTTTCTCAGTGGCTTGGTAATACGTAGGATCTTCCAAATGAAGATTGTGTTCCTCCAAATGGTTTAAAATGTAAAGCATTGCTTGTACTTGGGGAACATAACTTCTGGTTTCTCTTGGTAAGTAATTGTAAATACCCCAGAAAGTCTTCTTTCCTCCGGATCTTCGAATAGCTCTTCTGACATTTCCTGGCCCGCAATTGTAAGCAGCCATGGCTACTTCCCAATCACCAAACATTCTATACAAGGATTTTAAATATTTGGCTGCGGCTTCAGTGGATTTTTCAGGGTCCATTCTGTCATCTATTTCACTGTTGACATACATGCCATACATTCTACCTGTTGCAGGCATAAATTGCCAAAGTCCAATGGCACCCACTCGGGATCTAATTTGGGGATCGAGTCCTGATTCAATTATTGAAAGGTATTTGATTTCGGATGGCATTTCATGTTTTTTGAGTGTCTCATCAAACATGTCAAAAAACAAATCCTTTCTGGCCAAGACCATACGGGTGTAATCTCTATTTCTAACTGTGAAATATTGGATGAATGAAAAAATTCTGTCATTCAATTCAAAAGGCATTTCGGTATCCATTTTGGATATCCGATCGGCCACCTCATCATAGGTGAAGTCAGGAATGTATTCGTAATGGTAATTGGGAATTACCTCATCTTCAGAAAATGTAGACGCAGCAACAAGTTGATCGTCCTGAGAAAAAGCCTGAGACAAAGGAGTCAAACAAGTAATAATCGCAAGTAAGAATAGATTGTTCCAGTTTTTTTTCATCATTAAAAATTTTCTTATGAGGTTAAAGCACTTAGATAATTGCTGAATGCATAGAGTTCAGCTTCCTTAAATGAGTTGCAAATTACCTGTAATCCTATTGGCATGCCTTTGGAATCCTTTCCATTGGGAATAGAGATAGCGGGCACACCTGATACAGATGCCTGAACAGTATAAAGATCTTCCAGGTACATGGCCACTGGATCATCCCTATGTTCGCCAAACTTAAACGCTGTAGATGGTGTCGTCGGCATTATAATATAATCAAAATCATTCAAAAGATTTTCAGTAAAGTCTTTTATTAACCTTCTGACCTTTTGTGCTTTGGTAAAATAGGCGTCATAATAGCTCGCACTTAAAACAAATGTACCAAGCATTATTCTACGTTTGACTTCTTCACCAAATCCTTCGCTTCTGCTCAGTTTGTACATGCTTTCCAAATTGTGAGCATTAGGAGTGCGGTACCCATATTTAACGCCATCAAATCTCGAAAGGTTGGAAGAAGCCTCTGCCGTGGTAAGGATATAATAAGTAGGAAGAATATAGTCTAATAATGGGAAATTCACTTCCTGAACTTCATGTCCTTCAGATTTTAATTTCTCTAAAACTGAAAGCGTATTCTCTTTTATTTCTTCTTGCAGGGAAGGAGACTCGATGGTTTCCTTCAAATAAGCAACTTTAGCTTTTCTGTCAAAATGAAGAAGTTGACTATAGGGTAGAACCGGTTTTCTGGAAGATGTGCTGTCAAACTCATCATGTCCAGCCATGATTTCTAAAAGTAAGGCATTGTCCTTCACCGTTTTGGTGAAAGTACCTATGGTATCAAAAGAAGATGCATAGGCTATCAAGCCCCATCTTGATATTCTTGAGTAAGTAGGTTTCATCCCTATTACTCCAGTAAATGCTGCTGGTTGCCTTACAGACCCCCCTGTGTCAGTACCTAAGGAGGCTGTGCAGAGATTAGCCTGAACCGCGACGGCCGAACCTCCGGAGGATCCTCCCGGAACTCGGCTTTCGTCCAGTGCATTTAATACTTTGCCATGGGCAGTATTCTCATTAGAACTGCCCATCCCGAACTCATCACAATTAAGTCTGCCGATAATAATGGCATCTTCATCGATCAGTCTCTGGATGGCGGTTGTAGTAAATTGAGATTCAAAACCCTGAAGGATTTTGGAAGAGGCATTGGCCTCATGTCCGGCGAAGCAAAGTACATCTTTGATGCCGATGACCATCCCGGCAAGTTTACCGGCTTTTCCTTCAGAAAGCTTTTGATCGACTAAATCAGCTTGCGCTAAAGCAGATTGCTCGTAAACTTCGACGAAGGCGTTTAAGTGCGCCTTCGTCTTAATGTTTTGAAGATAATGATTGACGATTGCTCTACAATCAGTTTCTTTTTTTTCGAGCGATTTTTTGATTTCGTCGAATGAAATGAATTTTTCCAATGCTATTGGCTTACGAGATTATTTCTTTTTGTCTTTCAGCCCTTCTTCAAGATCGTTCTGAATGTCTTTTGTAGCGTCTTTGAATTCTCTGATTCCACGGCCTAAACCGCGTGCTAATTCAGGGATTCTCTTAGCACCAAATAATAGTAGAACGACAAGTACGATTAATACAATCGAACCTCCGCCCATATTTTGAATGAAACCCAATGTAGTCATGATGATTTATGTTTAAGGGTAAATGTCCTGCAAAGATATAACTGTCATCTGCTTACGCAAAGTAATCAGTGCAGAGTTGTTCTTTTTTATAAATATACGATAATTTAAACTATTTGGACGTGATCCAGGTGGCAGGATCCATTACATTTAATCCTTTCCATGTTTGGAAATGGACCTCCGCTTGCCCATCAGGTCCTGTAGCTACCTGACCAATAACGTCTTTTGCTTTGACAGATTGCCCTGATTTTACAGAGATGGTTTTAAGCTTACTATACATGGTATAATATTCCCCATGTTTGATGATTACTGTTCCGCCAAAACCAGGCATGGTCGTAATTTTTGTGACCGTACCATCAAATACCGATCGGACATTGGAATTTGGTTGAGTCCGGATGTCCAGGCCGTCACTATCCATGGTGATTCCTTTTAAGGTAGGATGTGGATAGGTGCCAAAACCCTGGGCAATAAACCCGGTTTCTACCGGCCAAGGTAAGCGTCCTTTATTTCCTGCGAAGGAACTTGATAAAGCTGCAACTTCCGGAGTCATTGGCATGCTACTTCCTGCACTTTTGGTAGTGTTGCTATTGGATTTTTTGGCTGCAGCCTCTGCAAGTCTAATTTCCTCCTCGATCACCTGCTTGATCATACGGTTCAATTGGTCTTGTTGTTTTTTAGTGGCTGCAATTTGCTTCTGAATCTCTTTTTCCTTTTTAGACAGGTTGTTGACGATACCTTGTTGCTCTTGTCTGGCTTTATCCAAGGCCAACTTTTCAAGCCTTTCTTCTTCCAACACCTTTTCTTTTTCTGCTCTTTTCTGATCTAGAGAAACTTGTTCTTCTGCCAATTGTACACTGACAGCTTGAATCTGCTCAGCTTGCTGTTTCCGGTTATCAGTATATTGTTTTAAGTATTTCAACCTCATGTACAGTTGGTTGAAACTGCCTGAACTGAATACGAATGATACAATTGATAAACCTCGATTGAGTTTAGAGGTATTATAGATCATTCTGGCATATTCTGCTTTCAGGTCGATTAATTCCTGTTTAAGTTTTTTGATTTTTGATTCAGTCTGTTGAATCTCCTGGTCCAATAATTTAATTTCTCGGTCTAGGGTATTGACTAATCTGGATTGCGTTTGAACTTTTCGGGTCACTGCATTTAATTCTCCAATGGAGTTCTTCTTAATAGCAGTGGTTTGCTTTAATATCTTATCAAACTCCCTAAGTCGCTCCTGAACTTCCGCTTTCTCTCTTTCTAGTTGCTCCCTTGTCTTTTTTGTCTGCGCTGCTACATCTACTGAAAGGCAGCAAACGAAAACCAACAGGAGGGTAGAAATGATTAGATTTTTCCTATTCATCGAAATCAAAATCTGAATGGGAAGGTTAAAGGATCTGCGTGAGGTTCAATGGAATTCCACTCCAAATTGATGATGGTATTTTGACTTCCCTCTGGCAGTTGATAGGCTAATTTGTAAAGCACTTCTAAGGGAAATGGCTGTGAATCCACTTCCTGAAAATTAGGGAAGCTAGCCAACAAAGAACCTCGGTCGTCTAAAGAATTACTGACCAATTCCGATACTTTTCTAGTGTTGACATCCACCTTACTGAAATACCTCACTTTGTCCCGGATTTGGGTAAGCTCAAATGCTTTCCCTACCCGAACCAATCGATCTTTGTAATCAAAAGGAATAGGAGGGTTTGCCCAAAGTATATTTTGGAATAGATCTAAGGATAATTTCAATCCGTAAATGGTTTCAAATTCCGTAAAGGTGAGGTTGATATCTTCTTTACCAATTCGGTCTTTGATTTGGATTTTATCTTGGGTTATTAGGCCTCTGACCGCTTCCATCCCCAATCCGGGAGAAACGGTAAACCATAGGACGCTGTCTTTTTTTGCTCTTACATTCATGGAGCCCCGAGTAATTTTACCTGAGGCCTCTTCAATTATTATTTTGGCTTTTGCAGATAAAAAATCGTAGTCATTGTAAATAGGGGAAAAGTCTTCCATTTTCCCGTTGCTTTGGTAAGCCACATTTTTTTTTGCGCAGCTTGATAAAAATCCAATAGCCAACAGAATTGTAAATCCTGCAAAAAGCTTATTCATGGTATTTTCCTTCTTTAATTTTTTGAGGAAGTTTGTCTGAAGCTTCTGGGCTGTTTTCAGCTTTTTTCCAATAGCTGATGGCCTCAGATTTCTTTCCCAAATGGTATAAAATATCTCCATAATGTTCCAACATCACACCACTTGGCTCAGCTTCATGTTCTAGTGCAAGATCCATGTATTTTTTGGCGCCTTCGTAGTCTCCGCTTTGGAACAGTACCCATGCATGTGTATCAAGGAAAGTGCCATTGTTTGGAAATCTTTTAACAACTTTTTCAGACATGCTTTTGGCTTTATCCAAATCACGCTTTTCTAACGACAAAAAGTAGGCGTAATTATTCAGTACTTGCTCATCATTTGGGTTGAGCTTGATGGCCATGTCAAAGTTTTCGAAGGCTTTATCTTTTTCACCTAAATTATAGTAAGCATTTCCCAAGGCTCCATAAGAAGCTTGATCCAACCCGATATTTTTCCCTGCATTGATTTCCATAGATTTCTCCAAAGAAATAATAGCTGAGGAATCTTTTTTCATGGCATTCTTAATCACACCATCATAAAACCAAAACTCTGGTCTTTCTGGAAATTCATCCACACCCATGATTGTGAACTTTTCCACCTCAGCAAAATCAGCATTTTCACCAAAGGAATTGGTGATCACTTGTTCTAATAATTCTGCATTCTTGGGGTCTATTTGTAAAGAAGCTTTGAAGTGCCCTATACCTTCCTCTTTTTTACCTTCTTTCATCCTTCTTTTTCCAATAGCTGCAAAAACTGATGCATCATTGGGATGGTTTTGAAGCATTAAAACTTCTAGGGTGTTCAATAAGGAATCCCTTTCAGAGGTTTGCATCTCATTAATCAAAGATTCATAGGCTTTAGACTCCACTTGAGGGTCTAAATCAGGGTTGGAAAAAGCAGTGATAATTGATTTTTCCGATGCTTCTAATTGTCCTTTTTCTTTTTGTAGGGTATAAGCAGCCATATGTAACTCTGGCTGATTAGGGAATTTTGCCAACTCTCCTTTTACCAAGTCCAAAGCCTGGTCACTTCGATTGTTGTTATATAAAATCTCTACTAAGTTTAAAACATAGTCCGGATTACCAGACTTTGCTTCAATCAGGCGCTCACCTTCTTCAATGGCCTTCTCAAGATTGTTCTTTCTTAAATAAATCCGTTGCTTTTGCGTGGTAACCGGTTCCATTACTCCATAGTATTCTTCTGCTCTATCTAATACTACCAAAGCTTTGTCAAACTCGCCGGCACTTAGATAAATGGAAGCCAGGTCTAAATTGTACTGTTGGTTATGCTCTCCGTCTGCAGTTAATCGATCCAATATTTCTGCAGCTTTCAGCGGCTGTTTGAGGTTGGTATATATCTCAGCCACCATCAGTGCATAATATTTATTTTCTATGTCCAAGTTTGCAGCCGTTTCAGCATAAGGAAGTGCTTTTTCTGGCTTATTACCTCTTAACAGAACTTCCGCAATTTTGTAATGAATGGCTGGTTCCTCCGGAGAAAACTCCAGGGATTTCTGTAGATAGAAATAGGCTTTATCCAACTCGCCAAGCACCAAGTATTTCTCACCTTCAATGTAGTAGCGAGTAGTTTTAGCCTCAGTTTCCTGGGCTTTTCTCTCTTTTTTTGAAAGTTTTTCCTGCGAATAGCCTAAGGAGGAGGCCATTGTCAGAGCTAGAGTTATGATAAGGAATCTATTGAAAATCACGTATTGTAGGGGTTCGGCTTGAGATTACAAACATAATGCCTTTTATGCAAATAGACAGGTTTTTAGGTGTTGGATGCTTGTCCAATGACATTCTGTCTGCTTGTTCTTTTTGATAACCACGTATTTAACAAAATTGATCCCAAAAACTGATGAAAAAGTAAGAATTTATTTTTTGTCCCGCTTCAAATAGGACATGATTTGGTTTTTTTCCAATAGAAAAATGAAGGCTCCAAAAATCAAAATCAAGCTATTTTTAAAGATAAAATTCACTGTGGAATGTTCAAGCTCCAAGTAAAAGCCCCCATAACTTATCGCAAATCCTAACATCAAATAGAAAATACCTTTCCCAGTTTGATAAGGAATCGGGTAGTATTTTTGGCCATAAAAAAAGCATAACACACACATGATCAAATAGCATCCCAGGGTACTTAGAGCCGCTCCAAAATACCCCCAAATTGGCAAGAGAGACCAAATGATCACGATGGATGCAATCGCTCCGGCCAGGGTGATCCAAAAACTATAGTTGGTCTGATCGGTAATTTTAAACCAGATGGAAAGATTAAAATAAACCCCCAATAGTAAATACCCCATTAATAAGGATGGAACTATAAACAAGCCCTCTTCATAACCAGGGCTTCTCAAAAACAATGGCCCAATCCAATATAAATTGACAGAAATGGCAATCATTAAAAGGGCACAAAATACGATGAAGGCGTGCATTACTTTGGCATAGAGCAGAGGGGAATTCTGATCGTTGGATTTTTTGAAGAAAAATGGTTCTGCCGCATACTTAAACGCCTGGATGACCAAATTCATCAAAATGGCCAACTTGAAATTGGCTCCAAAGATTCCTGCTGCTTCACGGGTAGAGAGTCCAGGATAAAAGTTTTCTGGTAATAAGTATTCGAATAGAAGCCGTGAGATCAGTTCGTTGGTGACTCCTGCAAGTCCCATGAAAAGTAGGGGGATGGAGTACTTCCACATAGGGAATAGGATGGATGAATCCAATTGGAAACGAAACATGCCAGCCTTCCACCAAACAAAGGGCACAATAAGTCCATTTGCAAAAAGGTTTGCCAAAAGAATGTATTCCACTCCCCATTCCGACCTGTAGCCAAGAAACCCTTCTGGGATAATTCCTTCGGTAATTAAAAAAGGGAAAGCGACAATCAGGATCAGGTTGAACCCGACATTCATCAGGATATTTAAGATTTTGGCACTGGCAAAAATCAAGGCTTTATTCTCCAATCGAAGCTTGGCAAAGGGAATGGCCAAAATGGCATCAAATGTCAACAACAAAGCAGTCCATCTAAAAAGATATGCCTGTCCAGGGTATTCCATCCATTCTGACAAAACTGGCGCAGCCAAGTAAAGGGAGGAACCTAAGACAAGTGAACTGGTTATTAAGAGAGATTGAGTGGTATAATAAACTTTAGATGGATCTAGGTTCTTTCCCGTAGAAAATCTAAAAAATGAAGTTTCCATTCCATAGGTGAATACAATATTCAGGAAACCTATTAATGCATAAATCCCTGTAAATGCCCCCATATCCTCTTTGCTGAGGTATGCGGTATATACAATGATTAATAAAAAGTTAATGGACCTGCCCAAAATGCTACTGAGACCATAGATCGCAGTCTGGCTGGCAAGTTGTTTTAAGTTACTCATAAGGGAGAATAGGGATTACTCTCCTCGGAAATTTGGTTTTCTTTTCTCAAGAAATGCAGTCGTTCCTTCTTTGTAATCTCCAGATTTAACGCAGCGGGCAAAGCAGTTTGCTTCAGTTTGAAATCCATTTTCGTCCGATAAGAATGCTGCATTGACACAATCTATAATCATGCCGATTGCTAAAGGAGCCTTACTAATTATTTTTTCAATGAGCTCTTCGGCTTTCGCCATGGCATCTGCCTTGGTAGGCAAAACATGATTCACCAATCCCAAACTCAGGGCTTCATTGGCATCAATCATATCTCCTGTCATCATCAATTCATTAGCTTTGCCTCTTCCGATCAATATGGTAAGTCGTTGAGTACCCCCATATCCTGGAATGATTCCTAAATTGACTTCAGGTTGACCAAATTTTGCATTGGCAGAAGCGACTCTCATATGGCAGGCCATTGCTAGCTCACATCCTCCGCCTAAAGTAAACCCGTTGGTAACAGCAATAACAGGTTTGTGAAGGTTTTCTATCATACTAAAAATCTCCTGACCGTTTTCGGCAAATTTTCGCGCATTTACCTCGTTCAGCTCAGCAATTTCACTGATGTCAGCGCCAGCAACAAAAGCACGTTCCCCTGCTCCTGTGATGATGACCCCTTTGATAGATTTGCTATCGGCAACTTCATCAAAAATCGCTTTCAATTCTTCAAGCGTATCAAAGTTTAGGGCATTCATCTTATCTTCTCTATTTACTGTTAAATAAAGAATGCCTTCTTTTACCTCAGTCAGAATATTATTGAATTCAGCCATAAACCGTTTATCTGTTTAAAACAAATATACAAGCAGGGTAGCCAATCCCAAATTTTGAGACTTAGAAAAATTTAAGTTTAGTGTTCATTTTTTTCTTGGATTTTGCTTTAAGTCAATAGATTCATCTTATTTAAAATTCCCCAAAATTCCCTCGTCCATTTTTATTACTTTTGTGGAAAATCAGTATAATCTATATCCACTATTATATAAACTATGTCTTCAAAAAGAAAAATCACAGTGGCTTATGGTGACGGGATCGGACCTGAAATCATGGAAGCAACTTTGTCTATCCTAGAGGCTGCCGGGGCACCATTGGAATATGATGTCATCGAAATAGGTGAGCAGGTATACCTAAAAGGTATTTCTTCAGGAATGGATCCTAGTGCATTCGAGTCTTTGAGAGAAACAAAGGTGTTTTTGAAATCACCCATTACCACTCCACAGGGTGGTGGTTTCAAATCTTTGAATGTGACCACAAGAAAGTCATTTGGACTTTTTGCCAACGTGCGCCCATGTAGGGCTTTTTCTCCTTTTGTACGCACCCATTTCCCAAAAACTGACATGGTCATCGTCAGGGAGAATGAGGAAGATCTTTATGCAGGGATTGAACATAGACAAACACAGGAAGTTTATCAGACCTTAAAGTTGATTTCAGAGCCTGGCTCCGAGAAAATCATTCGATATGCTTTTGAGTACGCGAAGAAAAACGGCAGAAAGAAAGTGACTTGTATGACCAAGGATAATATCATGAAATTGGCCGATGGTCTGTTCCATAAGAAATTTGATGAAATAGCTAAGGAATATCCTGAAATCGAAAATGATCACAAAATCATTGATATCGGAACAGCCTTGATCGCAGAAAGACCTGAGATTTTTGATGTGATTGTGACGCTGAACCTCTATGGAGATATTATTTCAGATGTTGCAGCCCAAGTGACGGGTTCAGTAGGTTTGGGAGGCTCTGCAAATGTAGGAGAGGAAGTAGCGATGTTTGAGGCAATTCATGGTTCTGCTCCTGATATTGCAGGAATGGGCATTGCGAATCCATCTGGATTATTGAATGGTGCGGTGATGATGCTCGTGCACATTGGAATGCCGGAAATGGCCGAAAAAATCTCAAATGCCTGGATGAAAACCTTGGAAGATGGGATTCATACCGGTGATATTTATCAGGAAGGATTATCCTCAAAAAAGGTAGGAACTAAGGAATTTGCGCAGGCAGTAATCGATCGATTAGGACAGAAGCCTACTAAAATGACTCCAGTAGTCTATGATAAAGAAGATACTGAACCAATGAAAATCACGCTTTCTCCAAAGAAAAAAGCAAAGAAAGAGCTTATTGGTGTGGATGTTTTCATTGATTGGGATGAGGATAACAGGGATTTTAATGTGATCGGTGAAAGATTAAGAAAAGCCAATGTAGATGGTCTACAACTACAGCTCATTACCAATAGAGGAGTGAAGGTTTTTCCAGAAGGAATGAGAGAAACATTCTGTACAGACCACTGGAGATGCAGGTTTAAGACAGCAGATCAAAATGTGATTACACATGACATGGTCTTGGCTTTATTAAAGCAAATTCAGGATCTAGGGTTTGATTTTATTAAGACCGAGCACCTCTACACATTTGATGGGGTAAGAGGATATTCCTTGGCACAAGGAGAATAACTTGGAAACTTAGCTTAAAAAGGGATTTGGGAGACCATTTCCCTTTTTTCTTTTCTTTTTTGAAAGATTGCTACTTTGTATCTTTTCAACTTTTATGTCAAAAAAAGTTTTAATAATCACCTATTATTGGCCTCCAAGTGGAGGTAGTGGCGTTCAGCGTTGGCTGAAATTCGCCAAGTACCTTCC is a genomic window containing:
- a CDS encoding DUF4837 family protein, yielding MSALKYIFGILCIGFLLIACEGDPNRADSTKPKARGTIGEIILVIDSAKWAGPVGDELRDIFEADLPGMIRSESRFKVNRVDPRAMTRILKMSTNLIYVTTFDDKGAASQVINSQFSKESKERAEADPSLYTLRMEDEYAIGQEVLYLFGNTEEELVANLKKNKARLINLFEVRERGRLEKIILARKNTAASAETEKNLGIQVNVPASYQIAKSKPGFVWLRQPTPTANRADISLFFYETDYTSEEQTFPANIVKLRDEITRQEIFGDPEDPNSFMVSEKQIPPAFRNMVINDNFTTEIRGSWKTNNLSMGGTYLGYIMVDEKKGKLYYMEGFVFYPNEVHRDALREIETILLNTNVSWTEEQGS
- a CDS encoding LysM peptidoglycan-binding domain-containing protein — its product is MKKNWNNLFLLAIITCLTPLSQAFSQDDQLVAASTFSEDEVIPNYHYEYIPDFTYDEVADRISKMDTEMPFELNDRIFSFIQYFTVRNRDYTRMVLARKDLFFDMFDETLKKHEMPSEIKYLSIIESGLDPQIRSRVGAIGLWQFMPATGRMYGMYVNSEIDDRMDPEKSTEAAAKYLKSLYRMFGDWEVAMAAYNCGPGNVRRAIRRSGGKKTFWGIYNYLPRETRSYVPQVQAMLYILNHLEEHNLHLEDPTYYQATEKIRFDRALNLTKLAELTDLCTKDLESLNPSLKRGKVSDVNKSIALNLPKAKASFVKQNLAWLSDSLNNTPTTYLTDNGKFMLKPIEDLVEEPELNAITYKVRSGDVLGKIASRHGVTVTQIKSWNGLYSNLIRVGQNLTIYSSSTPAVAEVRTNSSGQLLYTVQPGDSLWIISRKHAGLTVDQIKRLNNLNSNNIKPGQKLIIG
- the gatA gene encoding Asp-tRNA(Asn)/Glu-tRNA(Gln) amidotransferase subunit GatA, giving the protein MEKFISFDEIKKSLEKKETDCRAIVNHYLQNIKTKAHLNAFVEVYEQSALAQADLVDQKLSEGKAGKLAGMVIGIKDVLCFAGHEANASSKILQGFESQFTTTAIQRLIDEDAIIIGRLNCDEFGMGSSNENTAHGKVLNALDESRVPGGSSGGSAVAVQANLCTASLGTDTGGSVRQPAAFTGVIGMKPTYSRISRWGLIAYASSFDTIGTFTKTVKDNALLLEIMAGHDEFDSTSSRKPVLPYSQLLHFDRKAKVAYLKETIESPSLQEEIKENTLSVLEKLKSEGHEVQEVNFPLLDYILPTYYILTTAEASSNLSRFDGVKYGYRTPNAHNLESMYKLSRSEGFGEEVKRRIMLGTFVLSASYYDAYFTKAQKVRRLIKDFTENLLNDFDYIIMPTTPSTAFKFGEHRDDPVAMYLEDLYTVQASVSGVPAISIPNGKDSKGMPIGLQVICNSFKEAELYAFSNYLSALTS
- the tatA gene encoding twin-arginine translocase TatA/TatE family subunit; the encoded protein is MTTLGFIQNMGGGSIVLIVLVVLLLFGAKRIPELARGLGRGIREFKDATKDIQNDLEEGLKDKKK
- a CDS encoding murein hydrolase activator EnvC family protein translates to MNRKNLIISTLLLVFVCCLSVDVAAQTKKTREQLEREKAEVQERLREFDKILKQTTAIKKNSIGELNAVTRKVQTQSRLVNTLDREIKLLDQEIQQTESKIKKLKQELIDLKAEYARMIYNTSKLNRGLSIVSFVFSSGSFNQLYMRLKYLKQYTDNRKQQAEQIQAVSVQLAEEQVSLDQKRAEKEKVLEEERLEKLALDKARQEQQGIVNNLSKKEKEIQKQIAATKKQQDQLNRMIKQVIEEEIRLAEAAAKKSNSNTTKSAGSSMPMTPEVAALSSSFAGNKGRLPWPVETGFIAQGFGTYPHPTLKGITMDSDGLDIRTQPNSNVRSVFDGTVTKITTMPGFGGTVIIKHGEYYTMYSKLKTISVKSGQSVKAKDVIGQVATGPDGQAEVHFQTWKGLNVMDPATWITSK
- a CDS encoding DUF4292 domain-containing protein; the protein is MNKLFAGFTILLAIGFLSSCAKKNVAYQSNGKMEDFSPIYNDYDFLSAKAKIIIEEASGKITRGSMNVRAKKDSVLWFTVSPGLGMEAVRGLITQDKIQIKDRIGKEDINLTFTEFETIYGLKLSLDLFQNILWANPPIPFDYKDRLVRVGKAFELTQIRDKVRYFSKVDVNTRKVSELVSNSLDDRGSLLASFPNFQEVDSQPFPLEVLYKLAYQLPEGSQNTIINLEWNSIEPHADPLTFPFRF
- a CDS encoding tetratricopeptide repeat protein yields the protein MASSLGYSQEKLSKKERKAQETEAKTTRYYIEGEKYLVLGELDKAYFYLQKSLEFSPEEPAIHYKIAEVLLRGNKPEKALPYAETAANLDIENKYYALMVAEIYTNLKQPLKAAEILDRLTADGEHNQQYNLDLASIYLSAGEFDKALVVLDRAEEYYGVMEPVTTQKQRIYLRKNNLEKAIEEGERLIEAKSGNPDYVLNLVEILYNNNRSDQALDLVKGELAKFPNQPELHMAAYTLQKEKGQLEASEKSIITAFSNPDLDPQVESKAYESLINEMQTSERDSLLNTLEVLMLQNHPNDASVFAAIGKRRMKEGKKEEGIGHFKASLQIDPKNAELLEQVITNSFGENADFAEVEKFTIMGVDEFPERPEFWFYDGVIKNAMKKDSSAIISLEKSMEINAGKNIGLDQASYGALGNAYYNLGEKDKAFENFDMAIKLNPNDEQVLNNYAYFLSLEKRDLDKAKSMSEKVVKRFPNNGTFLDTHAWVLFQSGDYEGAKKYMDLALEHEAEPSGVMLEHYGDILYHLGKKSEAISYWKKAENSPEASDKLPQKIKEGKYHE
- a CDS encoding polysaccharide biosynthesis C-terminal domain-containing protein, with the translated sequence MSNLKQLASQTAIYGLSSILGRSINFLLIIVYTAYLSKEDMGAFTGIYALIGFLNIVFTYGMETSFFRFSTGKNLDPSKVYYTTQSLLITSSLVLGSSLYLAAPVLSEWMEYPGQAYLFRWTALLLTFDAILAIPFAKLRLENKALIFASAKILNILMNVGFNLILIVAFPFLITEGIIPEGFLGYRSEWGVEYILLANLFANGLIVPFVWWKAGMFRFQLDSSILFPMWKYSIPLLFMGLAGVTNELISRLLFEYLLPENFYPGLSTREAAGIFGANFKLAILMNLVIQAFKYAAEPFFFKKSNDQNSPLLYAKVMHAFIVFCALLMIAISVNLYWIGPLFLRSPGYEEGLFIVPSLLMGYLLLGVYFNLSIWFKITDQTNYSFWITLAGAIASIVIIWSLLPIWGYFGAALSTLGCYLIMCVLCFFYGQKYYPIPYQTGKGIFYLMLGFAISYGGFYLELEHSTVNFIFKNSLILIFGAFIFLLEKNQIMSYLKRDKK
- a CDS encoding enoyl-CoA hydratase/isomerase family protein — its product is MAEFNNILTEVKEGILYLTVNREDKMNALNFDTLEELKAIFDEVADSKSIKGVIITGAGERAFVAGADISEIAELNEVNARKFAENGQEIFSMIENLHKPVIAVTNGFTLGGGCELAMACHMRVASANAKFGQPEVNLGIIPGYGGTQRLTILIGRGKANELMMTGDMIDANEALSLGLVNHVLPTKADAMAKAEELIEKIISKAPLAIGMIIDCVNAAFLSDENGFQTEANCFARCVKSGDYKEGTTAFLEKRKPNFRGE